The Thomasclavelia ramosa DSM 1402 genome includes a region encoding these proteins:
- a CDS encoding phosphatase PAP2 family protein: MRILQKIKEIDVKTSHFFPQFYHHRFFSGAMKFIAGIGDFGMIWLVLILLLSLNDKTQLLSQKMLAALILATVIGQVTIKSIVRRKRPCHTYHDVEMLIPVPSDYSFPSGHTTSSFACATTVCFFFPRVGFICMIFAALMAFSRLYLFVHYLSDVTFAIVLGISVGIIVMLF; this comes from the coding sequence ATGCGAATTTTGCAGAAGATTAAAGAAATAGATGTTAAAACATCGCACTTTTTTCCGCAGTTTTATCATCATCGTTTTTTTAGTGGTGCGATGAAGTTTATTGCTGGAATTGGTGATTTTGGAATGATTTGGCTTGTTTTAATTTTACTTTTAAGTCTTAATGATAAAACACAGCTGCTTTCTCAAAAAATGCTGGCAGCGCTAATATTAGCAACAGTCATCGGTCAAGTGACAATTAAGTCGATTGTAAGGCGTAAGCGACCATGTCATACATATCATGATGTTGAAATGTTGATTCCAGTTCCGAGTGATTATTCATTTCCTTCAGGACATACTACTTCAAGCTTTGCATGCGCAACGACTGTATGTTTCTTTTTTCCTAGAGTCGGCTTTATTTGCATGATTTTTGCTGCATTAATGGCTTTTTCAAGATTGTATTTGTTTGTCCATTATTTGAGCGATGTTACTTTTGCAATTGTTTTGGGAAT
- a CDS encoding HAD hydrolase-like protein: MFYKQTINNIKVVILSLDGGLLDLNRLRFNYFKRICKTHNFELTKDIFEEALGNMKTMYNDFPISKDINPDDINKLIERDLYEYAKLKPETIKKEGTDELLQFFKQKEIKIAVVSTHKTKRAIQYLQLTRLYDKVDFVIGGDSDNLPLPDTAVLKTTLEQMNCKPSEAIVIANYPNLLYAANQCLINVIYLSDLCLVQESIGPRVFKIARNNLEIINIFLFARYDTMEIFSPLLGMSSDMDIETLDKTYAKLLEEYQNDQQLIELVRNTYHYFLGEIANREADTVNTSLFEDEDVIVAPVDDEHFSNPQSIATLEKSIEEVLESEEVSETDNEIADTVFKRENLYQDDEFSKTRTAIGCDPERVNELMDIINGNSGTKLEEGELFEKSNDEILLEKRGLLSYFINFVYTVIVVGLISFLGLIIFIGFEDFIQRPGIVAGIIKSIIDFYVNLVLSIYAVIFNSLNALLSFIPDYSSLIAGNGLLSTMAVKLVLFIIFNVIIVYIVKMIYLLITEAEEDDANFAED, from the coding sequence ATGTTCTACAAACAAACTATTAACAATATAAAAGTAGTTATTTTATCATTGGATGGAGGATTATTAGATCTAAATCGGCTTAGATTTAATTATTTTAAAAGGATTTGTAAAACTCACAATTTTGAATTAACTAAAGATATTTTCGAGGAAGCCCTTGGAAATATGAAAACAATGTATAATGATTTTCCAATTTCTAAAGATATTAATCCCGATGATATTAATAAGTTGATTGAACGTGATTTATACGAGTATGCAAAGTTAAAGCCTGAGACAATAAAAAAAGAGGGAACGGATGAACTGTTACAATTTTTTAAACAAAAAGAGATTAAAATTGCTGTGGTTTCAACTCATAAAACAAAACGTGCAATTCAATATTTACAATTAACAAGATTGTATGACAAAGTTGATTTTGTTATTGGCGGCGATAGCGATAATCTACCATTACCAGATACTGCTGTTTTAAAAACAACTCTTGAACAAATGAACTGCAAACCAAGTGAGGCAATTGTAATTGCAAACTATCCAAATCTTCTTTATGCAGCTAATCAATGTTTAATCAATGTAATTTATCTAAGTGATTTATGCTTGGTACAAGAATCGATTGGTCCAAGGGTATTTAAAATTGCAAGAAATAATTTAGAAATTATTAATATTTTTCTTTTTGCACGTTACGATACAATGGAAATATTTTCGCCGTTATTAGGGATGTCTAGTGATATGGATATTGAAACACTAGATAAAACATACGCTAAGCTGCTTGAAGAGTATCAAAATGATCAGCAGTTGATTGAACTAGTTCGCAATACATATCATTATTTTTTGGGAGAAATTGCAAATCGTGAAGCTGATACCGTCAATACATCGTTATTTGAAGATGAAGATGTTATTGTAGCGCCAGTGGATGATGAACATTTTTCTAATCCCCAAAGTATTGCAACTTTGGAAAAGTCAATTGAAGAGGTTTTAGAGTCAGAAGAAGTTTCAGAAACTGACAACGAAATTGCCGATACTGTTTTTAAAAGAGAGAATTTATATCAGGATGATGAATTTTCAAAAACAAGAACAGCGATAGGATGTGATCCTGAACGCGTTAATGAATTGATGGATATTATTAATGGTAATTCTGGAACTAAGTTGGAAGAGGGAGAATTATTTGAAAAGTCAAATGATGAAATATTATTAGAAAAACGGGGACTATTGTCTTATTTTATTAATTTTGTCTATACTGTTATCGTGGTGGGACTGATATCATTTTTAGGATTAATAATTTTTATCGGTTTTGAAGATTTTATTCAGAGACCAGGTATTGTTGCTGGAATAATTAAAAGCATTATTGATTTTTATGTTAATCTAGTTTTATCCATATATGCGGTTATTTTTAACAGCTTAAATGCTCTACTAAGTTTTATTCCTGATTATTCTAGTTTAATTGCGGGTAATGGTTTATTATCGACAATGGCAGTAAAATTAGTATTGTTCATTATTTTTAATGTAATAATAGTCTATATAGTTAAAATGATTTATTTATTAATTACAGAAGCGGAGGAAGATGATGCGAATTTTGCAGAAGATTAA